The following coding sequences lie in one Rhea pennata isolate bPtePen1 chromosome 10, bPtePen1.pri, whole genome shotgun sequence genomic window:
- the AEN gene encoding apoptosis-enhancing nuclease, giving the protein MPPGKGQMTPLLPPPKVPMLAPKGAQAPAAEGGTCPSARSCPQMAAEGPSSPQGCNKKKSRKHQRFLERRALLEQKGLLRPRKRPGSQAPAARLTEDTCSPPVVPTAEPQSGKVGKPKQVLSLSASPDSIARHHSVLLSQDDRGSSAEVGTSSPLLRPGKYVAIDCEMVGTGPRGKLSELARCTIVNYEGDVVYDKYIQPAFPIVDYRTRWSGITKRHMKNAIPFRAAQAEILKILKDKIVVGHAIHNDFQALKYFHPKDKTRDTSRIPLLNQKAGFPVKVNASLKSLAKHLLHKKIQIGRKGHSSVEDAQTTMELYRLVEVQWEKELASSLPPRAPSPVADSSTDSDQYMDDQYWPTHLNIDSL; this is encoded by the exons atGCCTCCTGGCAAGGGGCAGATGACacctctcctgccccccccGAAGGTCCCCATGCTGGCCCCAAAGGGCGCTCAGGCCCCTGCCGCGGAAGGTGGCACCTGTCCCTCGGCACGCAGCTGTCCCCAGATGGCCGCCGAGGGCCCCAGTTCACCGCAGGGGTGCAACAAGAAGAAGAGCCGCAAGCACCAGAGGTTCTTGGAGCGCAGGGCGCTGCTGGAGCAGAAGGGGCTGCTGAGACCCCGCAAGCGCCCGGGCAGCCAGGCACCCGCAGCCAGGCTGACGGAGGATACCTGCAGCCCTCCCGTGGTTCCCACTGCGGAACCACAAAGCGGGAAGGTTGGGAAGCCCAAGCAGGTCCTCTCCCTGTCCGCCTCTCCGGACAGCATAGCCAGGCACCACTccgtgctgctgtcccaggatGACAGGGGCAGCTCCGCCGAGGTGGGGACATCTTCACCACTTCTGCGCCCAGGGAAGTATGTGGCCATCGACTGCGAGATGGTGGGCACCGGCCCTCGGGGGAAGCTGAGCGAGCTGGCGCGATGCACCATTGTGAACTATGAGGGGGACGTCGTGTATGACAAATACATCCAGCCTGCGTTCCCCATCGTGGACTACCGGACACGCTGGAGTGGGATCACGAAGCGGCACATGAAGAATGCTATTCCCTTCAGGGCTGCCCAGGCAGAG ATCCTGAAGATCTTGAAAGACAAGATTGTGGTAGGACATGCCATCCACAACGACTTCCAAGCCCTGAAATACTTCCATCCAAAAGACAAGACCCGAGACACTAGCCGGATCCCTTTGCTGAACCAGAAGGCAGGATTCCCTGTCAAAGTCAATGCCTCTCTCAAGAGCTTGGCCAAGCACCTGCTCCACAAAAAGATCCAG ATCGGCCGCAAAGGACACTCATCGGTGGAGGATGCGCAGACAACCATGGAGCTTTACAGACTGGTGGAGGTGCAGTGGGAgaaggagctggccagcagcctgCCCCCAAGGGCCCCCAGCCCTGTCGCAGACAGCAGCACGGACAGTGACCAGTACATGGATGACCAGTACTGGCCCACACACCTGAACATAGATAGCCTGTGA